From the Cohaesibacter sp. ES.047 genome, one window contains:
- a CDS encoding leucyl aminopeptidase, which produces MAKLPEISFKTLATPDTGTAVVFVDKSLELSGVAGALNDASSGAIDRAIKAADFKGDLAKSLSILAPANLDLDRIIVIGLGDDDLAEKDYVRLGGCVMGSLGNAKLASVALEANGSDMPADACSQIAMGAKLRAYDFDLYKTEKGEPKEVKDAVVLTLLAAHADEAATAWEIDEAIADGTLLARDLVNEPANVLGPEEFAAKARALEAVGAEVEILGQAELEAIGMRALLGVAQGSVREPKVAIMKWMGGADSEAPVVFVGKGVVFDTGGISIKPAGGMQDMKGDMGGAACVTGLMHALCARKAKVNAIGIIGLVENMPDGNAQRPGDIVTSMSGQTIEIINTDAEGRLVLADLLHYSKEEFKPRFMIDLATLTGAVLVALGNQHAGIFSNSDALCDQLSEAGEVTSETVWRLPLGKAYDKLIDSKFADMKNSGGRMAGSITAAQFLKRFVGDVDWVHIDVAGTAMDSPKTDISKGWASGYGVRLLDRLVKDNYEA; this is translated from the coding sequence ATGGCTAAACTTCCCGAGATTTCCTTTAAAACCCTTGCAACTCCAGATACCGGCACTGCGGTTGTGTTCGTTGACAAGTCACTTGAACTGAGCGGTGTAGCAGGCGCGCTCAATGATGCCAGCTCTGGCGCGATTGACCGTGCCATCAAGGCGGCCGACTTCAAGGGTGATCTTGCCAAATCACTGTCGATCCTTGCGCCTGCGAACCTCGATCTGGATCGGATCATTGTGATTGGCCTTGGCGATGATGATCTGGCCGAGAAAGATTATGTCCGCCTTGGCGGCTGTGTGATGGGGTCTCTTGGCAATGCCAAGCTCGCCTCGGTCGCTCTGGAAGCCAACGGCTCGGACATGCCAGCCGACGCATGCTCACAGATTGCAATGGGTGCCAAGTTGCGGGCCTATGATTTTGATCTCTACAAGACGGAGAAGGGCGAGCCCAAAGAGGTCAAGGATGCGGTTGTCCTGACGCTTTTGGCGGCTCATGCCGATGAAGCAGCCACTGCGTGGGAAATCGATGAAGCGATTGCCGATGGAACGCTTCTCGCCCGTGATCTGGTCAATGAACCAGCGAACGTTCTGGGGCCAGAAGAATTTGCCGCCAAAGCCAGGGCCCTTGAAGCGGTTGGCGCCGAGGTTGAGATCTTGGGGCAGGCCGAGCTTGAAGCCATTGGCATGCGGGCGCTTCTTGGTGTCGCCCAAGGCTCTGTGCGTGAGCCCAAGGTTGCCATCATGAAATGGATGGGTGGCGCGGACAGTGAGGCTCCGGTGGTCTTCGTGGGCAAGGGCGTCGTGTTCGACACCGGCGGCATCTCGATCAAACCGGCGGGCGGAATGCAAGACATGAAGGGCGATATGGGCGGCGCGGCCTGCGTCACCGGTCTGATGCATGCGCTTTGTGCCCGCAAGGCCAAGGTCAATGCCATTGGCATCATCGGGCTGGTTGAGAATATGCCCGACGGCAACGCGCAGCGTCCGGGCGATATCGTGACCTCGATGTCGGGCCAGACAATTGAGATCATCAACACCGATGCCGAAGGGCGTCTGGTGCTTGCCGATCTGCTGCATTATTCAAAGGAAGAGTTCAAGCCGCGCTTCATGATCGACCTTGCGACGTTGACCGGTGCGGTTTTGGTGGCTCTGGGCAATCAGCATGCGGGGATCTTCTCGAACAGTGATGCGCTTTGCGATCAGCTCAGCGAGGCCGGAGAGGTGACGAGTGAAACTGTCTGGCGCCTGCCGCTCGGCAAAGCCTATGACAAGCTGATCGACAGCAAGTTTGCCGATATGAAAAACTCCGGTGGCCGCATGGCCGGGTCAATCACTGCCGCACAGTTCCTCAAGCGCTTTGTCGGCGATGTGGACTGGGTTCATATCGATGTGGCGGGCACGGCGATGGATTCGCCCAAGACCGACATTTCCAAAGGCTGGGCTTCCGGCTATGGGGTGCGCTTGCTTGATCGTCTGGTGAAAGACAATTACGAAGCCTAA
- a CDS encoding LptF/LptG family permease: MKLIERYIFSRALTAFLMTVTALTAIVWLTQALRDMDLVTAKGQTLLIFFSMTSLVLPTLVMVIAPFAVLIAVAHTLNSLNADSELVVINATSAPPWVVVKPILVLGLVSTLMGATLSLYAAPTALGSLRGFITQVRADLVANIVKEGIFTEIEQGMTFHIQKREPNGIMRGLFLSDERDPQKQIVYSSEFAQIVETTEGTFLKMDRGTIQQQRPRSEGKQDGDQTGEVGSPDFSSVNIINFDTYAIDLTKFTGVDENRPSFFKPRERPTWYLMYPDTSDPYYESQIDGSRAELHDRFTNPLYNLVFATVVCAFLAQVRTTRERRGHAIIVAILIAAGIRLAGFAATSTAIQTPYAVPFMYALPISTSIIALWIALTGKRMTFIDNLIRWMELLNDRILNILNKLRRKQESPSVV; the protein is encoded by the coding sequence ATGAAACTGATTGAACGTTATATCTTTTCCCGGGCTCTCACGGCCTTCCTGATGACGGTAACGGCACTGACCGCAATCGTCTGGCTGACTCAGGCCTTAAGGGACATGGACCTTGTCACGGCCAAGGGACAGACTCTTCTCATCTTTTTCTCCATGACGTCGCTGGTGCTTCCCACTCTGGTTATGGTCATCGCACCCTTTGCGGTGTTGATCGCTGTGGCCCATACCCTTAACAGTCTCAACGCGGACAGCGAACTTGTTGTTATCAACGCGACAAGCGCGCCGCCATGGGTCGTGGTCAAACCGATCCTCGTGCTGGGACTGGTGTCAACACTTATGGGTGCCACTCTGTCGCTTTATGCCGCACCCACAGCGCTCGGATCCCTGCGCGGTTTCATCACGCAAGTTCGCGCGGATCTGGTCGCCAATATCGTCAAGGAAGGCATCTTCACCGAGATCGAGCAAGGCATGACCTTCCACATCCAGAAACGCGAGCCCAACGGCATCATGCGAGGCCTGTTTCTTTCAGACGAGCGCGATCCTCAAAAGCAGATCGTCTATTCCTCCGAATTTGCCCAGATCGTTGAAACCACCGAAGGCACCTTCCTGAAAATGGATAGGGGCACCATCCAACAGCAGCGCCCGCGTTCAGAGGGTAAACAGGATGGGGATCAAACGGGAGAAGTGGGCAGCCCAGACTTTTCGTCGGTCAACATCATCAATTTCGACACCTACGCCATCGACCTGACCAAGTTCACCGGCGTTGACGAGAACCGCCCCAGCTTTTTCAAGCCACGAGAGCGCCCGACCTGGTATCTGATGTACCCCGACACCAGCGATCCCTATTATGAATCCCAGATCGACGGCTCTCGGGCAGAGCTCCATGATCGGTTCACCAATCCGCTCTATAATCTGGTGTTTGCAACGGTGGTTTGTGCCTTCCTTGCGCAGGTGCGCACAACGCGCGAGCGTCGCGGTCATGCCATCATCGTTGCAATACTTATTGCTGCGGGCATCCGGCTTGCTGGATTTGCGGCCACCAGCACAGCAATCCAGACCCCCTACGCCGTGCCGTTCATGTATGCGCTTCCCATCTCGACCAGCATCATCGCGCTTTGGATCGCCCTGACCGGCAAACGAATGACATTTATTGACAATTTGATTCGCTGGATGGAGTTGTTAAACGACCGCATTTTGAATATACTAAACAAACTGCGACGCAAGCAAGAATCACCGAGCGTCGTTTAG
- the lptG gene encoding LPS export ABC transporter permease LptG, translating into MLPSIISRYIAGRFLFTILTIFLCCFLLVLLIDFVELIRRGGNKEQADTLSLFLMSLYRVPELTERILPFATLFGSIAAFLNLSRRLELVIVRAAGMSAWQFLTPALFVAAALGIFAFAVYNPASAFLKDKSLEIDARIFGASFSSSGQTASQGWVRQKGEDGDSILKALTSYDNGRKLGGVTVFSYDQLGNFVERIDGKAAELEEGYWRLSDVLVTSAKSAPRHFETYLVSTHLTPQEASETIANPESVPFWQLPHIIDQAARSGLPAYKYRLQYQTLLARPLLLAAMVLIAATVSLKVFRFGNVGKMILSGVLAGFVLYVVTELAKDLGNTGLVNPILSAWLPAIVASLLGFSILLYQEDG; encoded by the coding sequence ATGTTGCCAAGTATCATCTCCCGCTACATTGCCGGGCGTTTTCTATTCACCATCCTGACGATTTTTCTTTGCTGTTTTCTGCTTGTGCTTCTCATCGACTTTGTCGAGCTCATTCGCCGTGGCGGCAACAAGGAACAGGCCGACACGCTGAGCCTATTCCTCATGTCCCTCTACAGAGTCCCCGAGCTGACTGAGCGCATCCTGCCGTTTGCCACCCTTTTTGGCTCGATTGCCGCTTTTCTCAATCTCTCGCGCCGCCTCGAACTTGTGATCGTGCGCGCGGCGGGCATGTCAGCATGGCAGTTTCTCACACCAGCCCTGTTTGTTGCCGCTGCTCTGGGGATCTTTGCCTTTGCCGTCTACAATCCCGCATCGGCCTTTCTCAAGGACAAGTCTCTGGAAATTGATGCGCGCATATTCGGTGCCAGCTTCTCCAGCAGTGGTCAAACCGCAAGTCAGGGCTGGGTGAGACAGAAGGGCGAGGACGGCGATTCGATCCTCAAGGCCCTCACCAGCTATGACAATGGACGCAAACTGGGCGGCGTTACGGTTTTTTCCTACGACCAGTTGGGAAACTTCGTTGAGCGAATCGACGGCAAAGCTGCTGAGCTTGAAGAAGGCTACTGGCGTCTATCCGACGTACTCGTTACATCGGCCAAGTCGGCACCGCGTCATTTTGAGACATATCTGGTCAGTACGCATTTGACCCCGCAGGAAGCCAGCGAGACGATCGCCAACCCAGAATCTGTGCCCTTTTGGCAACTGCCCCACATTATTGATCAGGCTGCCCGCTCAGGACTGCCAGCTTACAAATATCGCCTCCAATATCAAACCCTTCTGGCGCGTCCATTGCTGTTGGCTGCCATGGTACTGATTGCCGCAACCGTCTCTTTGAAAGTTTTTCGGTTTGGAAATGTGGGTAAAATGATTCTTAGTGGTGTTCTGGCAGGCTTCGTGCTTTATGTTGTCACCGAACTGGCCAAAGACTTGGGAAATACAGGACTGGTTAACCCAATTCTGTCAGCTTGGCTTCCAGCGATTGTTGCGTCCCTTCTGGGATTCTCGATTTTATTATATCAGGAGGACGGATAA
- a CDS encoding LPS-assembly protein LptD, with amino-acid sequence MVRLRAFLLGSSLLLPLLPAALYPAQAQSLTSSFGLAKPDEQTRMLVEADQMVYDYDRERVSAVGNVQIYYGEYALQADKVAYDQGSARLVAEGNVRITEPDGNIVTANYVDITDDFRTGFVRSLRVQTPERARFAADRAERQDDDITVFDKGVYTTCEPCRENPKKSPLWQIKASRIIYNAKDKMVYYKAAKFEFLGVPLLYTPYFAHPDPSRKRASGFLTPKVGFDESLGYYASTPYFWALSDSYDLTLAPTYYSQQGFLSTAIWRQHMGTGVYKIRGSGIFQNDPDAFAGTSGEQDFRGAIDSTGEFNLSKKWKFGWDVSVLSDKRFLRDYELIEDSEDKRSTIYLTGQGERNYFDARANYYNIMTDNLSQSEQAVIHPSVDYSAYSKQPLLGGEGRLQVNSTSLTRDSRSQDTVGGVTRTDGVMGTYMRTSVEASWKRRFVAPGGQLITPFSSLRGDVYWMPSKSGAPAALVDEDTAFRGMPTIGIDYRLPILATAGNTSHIIEPIGQVILRPNETRIGELPNDDAQSLIFDDSILFDPNKFSGYDRIEGGSRANVGFQYRMQMANGWSVNALAGRSFQLSGVNSFSQNDLTSTGLDSGLDKKVSDYVARVGINSNDKISALARGRFDAKTAKLKYGEVAASGTYKRYSGSLGYTYADKRPSAGINEIRQEITSTAAMKFDEYWQVSGATRFDIENNAFVSSAVALKYDDECFAISLSYSNTRDRYTDLTTDQTVRLQFDFKSLGGGEINQSLVND; translated from the coding sequence TTGGTCCGGCTGCGCGCGTTTCTGCTTGGCTCCTCGCTTCTTCTCCCCCTTCTGCCCGCTGCCCTTTACCCCGCACAAGCACAGTCGCTCACCTCGTCTTTCGGCCTCGCAAAGCCGGACGAACAGACCCGCATGCTCGTCGAGGCCGATCAGATGGTCTATGACTATGATCGTGAGCGGGTATCGGCTGTCGGCAATGTTCAGATCTACTACGGCGAATATGCGCTGCAGGCAGACAAGGTCGCATACGATCAGGGCTCGGCTCGGCTTGTGGCCGAAGGCAACGTTCGCATCACCGAGCCGGACGGCAATATCGTCACGGCCAACTACGTGGACATAACCGACGATTTCCGCACCGGGTTCGTGCGTTCCTTGCGGGTTCAGACACCGGAACGAGCACGCTTTGCTGCAGATCGGGCCGAACGTCAGGACGATGACATCACGGTCTTCGATAAAGGCGTCTACACGACCTGCGAACCGTGCCGCGAAAATCCCAAGAAATCACCACTCTGGCAAATCAAGGCGTCACGCATCATCTACAACGCCAAGGACAAGATGGTCTATTACAAGGCCGCAAAATTCGAGTTCCTCGGTGTTCCGCTGCTCTATACACCCTATTTTGCCCATCCGGACCCCTCGCGCAAGCGCGCCTCGGGATTCCTGACACCCAAAGTCGGGTTTGATGAAAGCCTTGGGTATTATGCCAGCACGCCCTATTTCTGGGCGCTGTCTGACAGCTATGATCTGACGCTGGCGCCGACCTATTACTCGCAACAGGGCTTTCTGAGCACGGCCATTTGGCGCCAGCATATGGGCACCGGTGTCTACAAGATCCGCGGATCGGGCATTTTCCAGAACGATCCCGATGCCTTCGCCGGCACCAGCGGCGAACAGGATTTCCGCGGCGCCATCGACAGCACCGGCGAATTCAACCTGTCGAAAAAATGGAAGTTCGGTTGGGATGTCTCGGTTCTGTCCGATAAGCGCTTCCTGCGCGACTATGAGCTGATTGAAGACAGCGAAGACAAGCGCTCAACCATTTATCTGACCGGCCAGGGTGAGCGCAATTATTTCGATGCGCGGGCGAATTACTACAACATCATGACCGACAACCTCAGCCAATCAGAACAGGCTGTCATTCATCCGTCCGTGGACTACAGCGCCTATTCCAAGCAGCCGCTCCTTGGCGGTGAGGGTCGGTTGCAGGTCAACTCAACCAGCCTGACACGCGATTCCAGAAGTCAGGACACTGTCGGCGGCGTTACCCGCACCGATGGCGTCATGGGTACCTACATGCGCACCAGTGTCGAGGCCAGTTGGAAACGCCGGTTTGTCGCCCCGGGTGGCCAACTCATCACCCCATTCAGTTCCTTGCGCGGCGATGTCTACTGGATGCCAAGCAAGTCCGGTGCACCGGCCGCTTTGGTTGACGAAGACACCGCATTCCGCGGCATGCCAACCATCGGGATTGATTACCGCCTGCCCATTCTGGCAACCGCTGGCAACACATCGCATATCATCGAACCGATCGGCCAGGTTATCCTGCGTCCCAACGAAACACGCATTGGCGAGTTGCCCAACGACGATGCCCAAAGCCTGATCTTCGATGACAGCATCCTGTTCGATCCCAACAAGTTCTCCGGCTATGATCGCATCGAGGGTGGCTCCCGTGCGAACGTCGGTTTCCAGTATCGCATGCAGATGGCCAACGGCTGGTCCGTCAATGCCCTCGCCGGGCGGTCGTTCCAGCTGAGTGGCGTCAATTCCTTCTCTCAGAACGATCTGACCAGCACGGGCCTCGACAGCGGCCTCGACAAGAAAGTCTCCGATTATGTGGCCCGCGTCGGGATCAACTCGAACGATAAAATTTCGGCCCTTGCGCGTGGCCGGTTCGATGCCAAAACCGCAAAGCTCAAATATGGTGAAGTGGCGGCAAGCGGCACCTATAAGCGCTATTCCGGCTCACTTGGCTATACCTACGCGGACAAGCGCCCCTCGGCAGGCATCAACGAGATCCGGCAGGAAATCACATCGACCGCTGCGATGAAGTTCGACGAATACTGGCAGGTTTCCGGTGCCACTCGGTTTGACATAGAGAATAATGCCTTCGTCAGCAGCGCGGTCGCACTGAAATATGATGATGAGTGTTTCGCGATCAGCCTGAGCTACTCCAACACACGTGACAGATACACCGATCTAACAACCGACCAGACTGTCAGACTGCAATTTGACTTCAAGTCGCTTGGTGGCGGTGAAATCAATCAGTCCCTCGTCAATGACTAA
- a CDS encoding SurA N-terminal domain-containing protein, which translates to MTSRFMFNDTMPKKTVIFLLTAAILITAGMVTRSYASRIVAVVNRAAITDLDVTQRQKLERILSGGRQRMGKGSALNTVIDDKLKLFEARDRNATASDREIDAALDNMAKSAKISRSRLINVFRSGGVSESTLREWLKTQISWRTLIRARYNAQIRVEEAEIANALSEMNEDKDKVENAVQFDITSVTFVTRKKANNSEQRRRLSDAKRFRTIFKSCATGLDAARRLTDVAVVRLGRRDSTDLNPEMAKRLFDTPLNSLTPPTKIDNGYEMLAVCGKKDLGKRAAMRSEVESELKNERGAALTRKYLQELRSRAIVEKR; encoded by the coding sequence ATGACGAGCCGATTTATGTTCAACGACACCATGCCAAAGAAGACTGTGATTTTTCTGCTAACCGCAGCCATTCTGATAACCGCAGGGATGGTCACCAGGTCCTATGCAAGCCGCATTGTCGCGGTGGTCAACCGCGCGGCCATAACGGATCTGGACGTTACGCAGCGCCAGAAGCTCGAACGCATCCTTTCTGGCGGCAGACAGCGTATGGGCAAGGGCTCGGCCCTCAACACGGTCATCGATGACAAACTCAAGCTGTTTGAGGCACGGGACCGCAATGCAACCGCATCCGACCGGGAAATTGACGCCGCCCTCGACAACATGGCAAAAAGCGCCAAAATCAGCCGATCGCGTTTGATCAATGTGTTTCGCTCAGGCGGTGTCAGTGAGAGCACGCTCAGGGAGTGGCTGAAAACACAGATCTCCTGGCGAACCCTCATCCGGGCCCGCTACAACGCACAGATTCGCGTTGAGGAGGCCGAGATCGCAAACGCATTGAGCGAAATGAACGAAGATAAAGATAAAGTCGAGAACGCGGTACAGTTCGACATCACCAGCGTCACGTTCGTTACCCGTAAGAAGGCTAACAATTCCGAGCAGCGTCGACGTCTCTCTGATGCCAAGCGTTTCCGCACGATCTTCAAGAGCTGCGCAACAGGTCTTGACGCCGCACGTCGGTTGACGGACGTCGCAGTAGTCCGGCTGGGCCGCCGCGATTCGACCGATCTCAACCCCGAAATGGCAAAAAGATTGTTCGACACCCCACTCAACAGTTTGACACCCCCGACGAAAATCGATAACGGGTATGAGATGCTGGCTGTCTGCGGCAAAAAGGATCTGGGGAAACGTGCAGCTATGCGCAGTGAAGTCGAGTCTGAGCTCAAGAATGAGCGCGGCGCGGCCCTGACTCGGAAATACCTTCAGGAACTGCGCTCACGTGCGATCGTTGAAAAGCGCTGA